A section of the Meiothermus sp. CFH 77666 genome encodes:
- a CDS encoding ATP-binding protein: MIDRQLQTTLEARLRERPAVVLTGPRQAGKTTLARRVGEAWNALYLDLESDRDRGLLAEPELYLERYLDRLVILDEAHRMPQLFPLLRSLIDRARLAGRQQGLYLLLGSVSPEVSRQAGESLAGRASYLELGPFGVLEVPDEERLWLRGGFPESYLAPGEPQSLRWRQDFIRAYLERELPLYGARLPTETLRRLWVMLAHLQGGLLNLARLAGSLGLDGRTVSRYLDLLADLLLLRRLMPYEANVGKRLTRSPKLYLRDSGLVHALLGIDSLEGLLSHPVAGSSYEGFVIENLLQALPEGAQGFFYRTRAGAEVDLLLEFPRGQRWAIEVKRSLNPRPSRGFHSALADLQPERAFVVYPGRETVPLGGNLEARPLHLMAQLLISG; this comes from the coding sequence ATGATTGACCGCCAGCTACAGACCACCCTCGAGGCCCGCCTTCGTGAGCGGCCCGCAGTGGTGCTCACCGGCCCCCGCCAGGCCGGCAAGACCACCCTGGCCCGCCGGGTAGGCGAGGCCTGGAACGCGCTGTACCTGGATCTCGAGTCCGACCGCGACCGAGGGCTGCTGGCCGAGCCCGAGCTGTATCTGGAGCGCTACCTGGATCGGCTGGTCATCCTGGATGAAGCCCACCGCATGCCGCAGTTGTTCCCGCTCCTTCGGAGCCTCATTGACCGCGCGAGGCTGGCCGGGCGGCAGCAGGGGCTGTACCTGCTGCTAGGCTCGGTCTCGCCAGAGGTCTCGCGCCAGGCCGGCGAGAGTCTGGCTGGAAGGGCCAGCTACCTGGAGCTGGGCCCCTTTGGCGTGCTGGAGGTTCCTGACGAGGAGCGTTTGTGGCTGCGTGGGGGGTTCCCCGAGAGCTACCTGGCCCCTGGCGAACCGCAGAGCCTGCGCTGGCGGCAGGACTTCATCCGCGCCTACCTGGAGCGAGAACTGCCACTCTACGGAGCCCGGCTGCCCACCGAAACGCTGCGCCGGTTGTGGGTCATGCTAGCCCACCTGCAGGGCGGCCTGCTCAACCTGGCCCGCCTGGCCGGCAGCCTGGGACTGGATGGGCGGACCGTCTCGCGCTACCTGGATCTCCTGGCCGACCTGCTCCTGCTGCGAAGGCTGATGCCCTACGAGGCCAACGTGGGCAAGCGGCTCACCCGCTCCCCCAAGCTCTACCTGCGCGATAGCGGGCTGGTGCATGCGCTGCTGGGCATCGATAGCCTGGAGGGCCTGCTCTCGCACCCGGTGGCGGGCTCGAGCTACGAGGGTTTCGTGATCGAGAACCTGCTCCAGGCCCTGCCCGAAGGGGCCCAGGGTTTCTTTTACCGCACCCGGGCCGGCGCGGAGGTGGATCTGCTCCTGGAGTTCCCCAGAGGCCAGCGATGGGCCATTGAGGTCAAGCGGAGCCTGAACCCCCGCCCCAGTCGGGGGTTCCACAGCGCGCTGGCGGACTTGCAGCCCGAGCGGGCCTTTGTGGTCTATCCAGGCCGGGAGACGGTTCCGCTGGGGGGGAACCTGGAGGCCAGGCCATTGCACTTAATGGCGCAGTTACTGATTTCTGGTTGA